The Chitinivorax sp. B DNA window AGAAGCCGCTGACGCTCTGGCCGTTCTTCAAGGCGAAGCGGGGTGGCCGGCGTTACAAACCACCAAGGCGGTACTGGAGAGCTTGATGTTAACGCACGCTACCGACCATTTCAGTCGGCAGGCTGGCCGCTAAAAAAACAAGCCCGGCTAAGCCGGGCAAGGGGGATGACCTTATCTCAAATCCGCTAACGGGTGCTGAACCAGCCTGATCGGCTCACCCTGAAGAACCAGGCCTGAGGCGGCCGGCGACAGATCAATCACGCTGACCCCAATGATTGGGTGACCCCATTGGTTGGTTATTTACTTTTTTCCTCAAACTCTATTAGCATAGCCTCGATTTGCTGACATTCCGTGGCATCAGGCTCAACCCCTCCACCATCACGAATTCCCTTGAGCAAATAATACTCTATCTCTGAACGTATTACGCCACGTTGTAAGATTTGAATATATTTTTTCAAGTAGCGGCGTCTGACTTCGCTCAGAGTGAACGTGCCTGCTGCTAAAAATTTAGCATCGGCAATGGCAATTTTATCTGGCGGCCAGTCCGCACTTTCCTCTGCAATGTCATTTAAAGCCATGCTAAGCCCCTTCTTGGCATTCGCTAGCGACTTTTTTTCTATTTGCTCTAAGAATCGCGACGGCATTCCTGGTGGGGTCGTTGGGTATTTTGGTGCATACCACTCAAAGTAGCAATCAAGAAAAACTTTTAGCGCTTGATAGTCACTGTTAGAAGTTGATTTATTTGCCATATCTATTCACAAGTACATCTATCAGCCCGAACAGGAGTCCCAAATTCAGCGTTGGCTGCTGGGATGTATTGTAACGGACCGAGTGGATTCAGTGGGCTAATGCCGTTAATCATATTTCTGGAAGACCCTCCTTCACTTTGCGGTCCTCCATTAATGTCAATTAACTGCTGTTCTCTTCCTCTAATTGCAGAGTAATTTGTAGATGACTTATCTAAAACTGGAGGGAGAAATCCCTCTGCATTCAAATGTGGCTGGCCAGCTGCTCGATCCTTAATATTGGTTTCCGGGTCATTAGTTCCTGAAGTTCGACCACTATAACATTGTCCTGTTAGTGGATTGTAACGTGTATATGTCTGATAAGTCTTTTGCTTAGTTAGGTCATTCAGTGTTTTGGTAAGCCTTTCCGCCAACTGTCTTTGTGCTTCCGCTGATGGACTGGGCACGCCAGGCACAGGCATCACAGGGGGAGGCAAAATAGCAGGTACCAATCCTGTAGAATCACTGAGGCTGAGCGGATTTCCAAATATATAGGCGTAAGTATTCAACCCACCCTGCAACCCAATCGGATCACTCTGAATGTATCTGCCGGTGTCCGGATTATAGGTCCGATACCAGTTATGACTGAGCTTGAT harbors:
- a CDS encoding RHS repeat-associated core domain-containing protein, which translates into the protein YHVYADHLNTPRAIYDAFNKRLTWRWESEAFGNTLPDQDADKNGSQFVYNLRFPGQYWDNGIKLSHNWYRTYNPDTGRYIQSDPIGLQGGLNTYAYIFGNPLSLSDSTGLVPAILPPPVMPVPGVPSPSAEAQRQLAERLTKTLNDLTKQKTYQTYTRYNPLTGQCYSGRTSGTNDPETNIKDRAAGQPHLNAEGFLPPVLDKSSTNYSAIRGREQQLIDINGGPQSEGGSSRNMINGISPLNPLGPLQYIPAANAEFGTPVRADRCTCE